Proteins co-encoded in one Dendropsophus ebraccatus isolate aDenEbr1 chromosome 9, aDenEbr1.pat, whole genome shotgun sequence genomic window:
- the COQ7 gene encoding 5-demethoxyubiquinone hydroxylase, mitochondrial, with product MEGAAGMLRRLPLYCSLSRTPGIKRQCCAAAHASSIRHYSSGLYTDEEKALLDRIIRVDHAGEYGANRIYAGQMVVLGRSSVGPVIQNMWDQEKDHLKKFNELMVSNRVRPTALLPLWNVAGFALGFGTALLGRKGAMACTVAVEETISNHYNNQIRTLMERDPEKHKELLQTIKKFRDDEMEHHDTGLEHDAELAPAYFLLKNVIQVGCRAAVYLSERI from the exons GTATAAAGAGACAGTGCTGTGCTGCGGCCCATGCTTCGTCCATCAGACATTATAGCTCAGGCCTTTACACAGATGAAGAAAAGGCCTTATTGGATCGAATAATACGAGTGGACCATGCTGGAGAATATGGAGCAAATCGTATTTATGCAGGACAGATGGTTGTGCTGGGCAGATCTTCTGTAGGGCCCGTCATTCAG AACATGTGGGATCAGGAGAAGGATCACTTGAAGAAGTTTAATGAGTTAATGGTGTCAAACAGAGTGCGGCCCACGGCACTGCTGCCCCTCTGGAACGTGGCCGGATTTGCCTTGG GGTTTGGCACTGCTCTACTGGGGAGAAAAGGCGCTATGGCCTGTACTGTGGCTGTCGAGGAGACCATATCCAATCATTATAACAATCAGATCAGAACACTTATGGAGAGAGATCCTGAAAAGCACAAAGAATTACTACAG ACAATAAAGAAGTTTCGGGATGATGAGATGGAACACCACGATACTGGACTGGAACATGATGCAGAACTG GCTCCAGCTTATTTCCTGCTGAAGAACGTCATACAGGTCGGATGTCGTGCTGCTGTCTATTTATCAGAACGCATATAA